TTGTTCCTATGTAGTGCATGATGTGCTCCTTGCCTCGGATTTCGTGAAAGACGGTTGAGCTTGTCGCATCCATCATGCAAATAAAGCTTTAGAATTAGAAGTACTGATGTTTTTTGTAGTACATAGGAGTTAGGTTTATGGCAAGAAGGCGAGGTGAAGAGATAGAGCGCTGCAAGTCGGTTTCCACGCTTCAACGCATGATCGGCGGCAAATGGAAGATCGAGATACTCTTCTACATCGCGCTCAAGGACGTTCGCCATTTCGGGCAGTTGCGACGCTGCATCGGCAACATTTCCGAGTCGACACTCTCCAAGCAGCTCAAGGAGCTCGTGGATGATGGTTTCCTCGTGCGCACCGACTTCGGCGAGGTGCCACCGCGCGTCGAGTACACGCTGACAGAGCAGGGCGAGAGCTTCATTCCCATCCTGCTCGCCATGAAGCGATGGGGGGAAGAGGAGCTGGGGCTATAGAGATTCGCCCCTGCGCTTCCTGCAAGCTTTGCCGGTCATCTCCCGAGTGACCGGCCTCGCACTCGACTCGTGGGGATTCTCCAAAATGACCAGAGTAGAGGATGAGGTAGCGGTATAATGCTCACTCAATGCGGGCGTCGCCAAGTGGTAAGGCCCCAGCTTCCCAAGCTGGTATCCGCGGGTTCGAGTCCCGTCGCCCGCTCCATCATGACCCCTGGCCCCGCTCCTTCGAGCGGGGTCGTATGATATTGGTCGTCATATCTGCGACCCGCGAGGCCCAATCGGGAGGGATCATGGAATCAAAGCTCAATTGCATGAGCTGCGGAACCGCCGCATGCGAATACACCGATCGCGAAGAACCAGGGTTTTGCGCGCAGGGCGCGGTCTCCTCTGTGCTACATGACGAGGCGCAGCGTCTGTACGCGCTTCCCGAAAACCACGTCATCATGCAAGCCGCCGCGATGGTCAGCGAGGAGACGGTAAACTCCACGCGCGTGCAGGACACCATCAAGTTCGCGAACCTCATCGGCGCCACCCACATCGGTATCGCGTCGTGCACCATCATGCTGCGCGAGACGCGCATCCTGGCCAAGCTGCTCGAACAGGCGGGATTTTGTGTCGAGACGGTTGGCTGCAAGCTCGAAAGCAATCGGAGGGCCGACCTCGACCTCGAGCCCCCAGCAAGGGGCGGCGAAGGAGGTGTCGTCTGCAATCCCATCATGCAGGCGCTTCTCCTCAACGAAGCGAAGACGGACCTGAACATCCTCATGGGCATATGCGTGGGACATGACGCCCTCTTCTGCAAGTACTCCGATGCACCCGTCACGACGTTTGCCACGAAGGACTTCCTCGCCGGCAACAACCCGTGTGCGGTGCTGTACACGGCACATTCTTGCTACAAGAAGAAACTCGCGCAGACCGTGGAGGAATGGCACGCGTCTGGCCCCGTCACGGGCTAGTCCTCTCGTCAATCATCTAGGCCGCGTACGTTGTGGCTCAGCAACGCGAGAAGCATGACGACACAGAGCAGGCAGCCGCACACGACGAACCACGTGTTCACGCCGAGCGCCTCGGCGGCAGGCCCCGCGACGAAAAGGCCGATTGGCGAGGCAAGCGCCGATAGCGAACCGAAGATTCCCATCACGCGCCCGAACCTCTCAGGTGCCACGCGCTTTTGCATCAGCGGGATCACGGGTGCGTTGAAGACGGCAGTCGCACCGAAGATCACGACGATGAGGCCGACGAAGACGGGAAACGCCCCGCGCGGCAGAAGGCCGCAAGCGATGCAACAGGCGCCAAGCACCATGCCCGCGACCGCAAGGATGGGCACGAGCCTCTTGCCGCCACCCCACGCCAGCATGACCACCGATCCCAGCAACAGCCCGATGCCGGCTGCCGCCTCGACAATCGAGGCCTGGAAGCCATCGCCGCCAAACCAGTCGTAGGTCATGAGCGGACTGAGCGTTCCCAGTGGCAGGAAGAGCAGCATGGCGGCCATGACGAGA
This window of the Coriobacteriaceae bacterium genome carries:
- a CDS encoding helix-turn-helix transcriptional regulator yields the protein MARRRGEEIERCKSVSTLQRMIGGKWKIEILFYIALKDVRHFGQLRRCIGNISESTLSKQLKELVDDGFLVRTDFGEVPPRVEYTLTEQGESFIPILLAMKRWGEEELGL
- a CDS encoding DUF1847 domain-containing protein, whose product is MESKLNCMSCGTAACEYTDREEPGFCAQGAVSSVLHDEAQRLYALPENHVIMQAAAMVSEETVNSTRVQDTIKFANLIGATHIGIASCTIMLRETRILAKLLEQAGFCVETVGCKLESNRRADLDLEPPARGGEGGVVCNPIMQALLLNEAKTDLNILMGICVGHDALFCKYSDAPVTTFATKDFLAGNNPCAVLYTAHSCYKKKLAQTVEEWHASGPVTG